One window from the genome of Epinephelus moara isolate mb chromosome 21, YSFRI_EMoa_1.0, whole genome shotgun sequence encodes:
- the arhgap21b gene encoding rho GTPase-activating protein 21 isoform X1 translates to MMASRWVHSCEDDERQQARSSFCENESPDWRGLADSPGVQYATEEEPFSWPRPKAVRLRRTSQGFGFTLRHFIVYPPESTMHCFPEEDHGRRGRQRNRLEPMDTIFVKQVKEGGPAHGAGLCTGDRLVKVNGASIIGKAYCEVISLIQDSGDFLELCVMPKDEDILQLAYSQDAYLRGRSSYSGNACHIPEPPPVCYPRVDCKPTGMAQATDSAAQVCRGPTAPPDHGYRKEITVPPSPPPPPPPPPPQSYPKTQMAVCMRNDSVRTVVVPPDAAQMGRMGPAHRIDYVDPVFVRGRPGSLAQYPHPRKADVYPSGPGMAPYGGQAPHYPGNNQNIDWRTYQTYREYIDNKGIHSHASRTIQERLDNLRGSNQTTFVAPHHIPRGDWGHKGVRRRSTSHERSYQGPPPHFKIAPRSVSQDRMTSAERMGHTRNWPPRSVSQDGLMHKVRSHSTDYVDTTELARPAERRGGYGRADQGTRPSRQSVPRHAMLYRPSTGYSGGMRGAPNPSLYSKAPDSLQTRSSPMLLDRHSHFGKSTSAEHSLVDQRVAVKGNHAAHTTKQGQTRVRAETMQTIEPSKDAALVGQRSSSCSTPKQMPQRPSVLKPPQPDSQSQVNGRSPTETGVILREKPPSGKNPSPLRQHSYILAVNDDGPDSTADVAACWLPNDARREIRIRRLGEQCHTSCSSNLDESLDSIPFIDEPTSPSVDREAAPIPPSAVISVAPSITTGPSSPGSPCPPIRRQLSHDQESLRSALQESDTASKTERSKSYDEGLDNYQEEGRRRSSMKNMPSFRVLRKALDGHKSSGDSGSRRDSSSDVFADSSKEGLLNFRQLNTDKNKRVGGGMKSWKPMYAVLQDHNLTLFRDKKDALSHASTPCDEDPLRISIKACLIDISYSDTRRKNVLRLTTSDCEYLFQAEGRDDMLSWIRVIQENSNPDEENAAVTSQDLISRKIKEYNMMSTSSSRSEPSPKTSRQSLSIKQAFLGGKADGKVHSPHSPKTGEDRRALRDDSSPPRDRAAWKIGIAGIMRKPFEKKTPAGVTFGVRLDDCPPAQTNRFVPLIVEVCCKVVEERGLEYTGIYRVPGNNAAISSMQEELNSKGMTDIDIQEDKWRDLNVISSLLKSFFRKLPEPMFTNEKYADFIEANRTEDSVERLKELKRLIQELPDHHFETLKFLCAHLKKVSDNCEKNKMEPRNLAIVFGPTLVRTSEDNMANMVNHMPDQCKIVENLIQQYDWFFSDDGDEDPVTTAEQESTVKSQPVPNIDHLLSNIGRTAASPGEVSDSACSDSSKSKQGLWGSGKDQCSKEMLRSSFFASRKRKKPKDKAHPSSSDDDLDAVFPKKELPEESQQQPLWSPDSRTEEEGETDETSEKDERRNSSEEQLDKTNRKESLSSSLTSQPSPSLPPEHISSTLQSGSPYASPPHSPNLSYRMPMAHQSSLSDPPSNYDDTVSDLGTMNSTSSQASVPRVRRGRMAAQGPEAGPSGLGAEVCSITSDYSTTSSMTFLTGAELNTLSPEVQSVAESRGGDDADDERSELISEGRPMETDSESDLSVFTVGKADQQELQEAPRPLPSHRLIECDTLSRKKAAQQKTVSESSLDGAWSDKESNRLSRVLGSVKGRSTGSLSSSSRSELDKAEPAWKLKITDRLKVRLRMSVDDMFGVGSQRSRSPEGRSKKKNIRRRHTMGGQRDFAELSVLGDWSRPVGIGSGSRSELSAVDQLKPKCSSQDFSIGDWIARERHRTSNPEVSLDLSEQQGGLCSAGSQNLGASSSSELPHRPAEVVNGDVPQSKNLSLSATAHPHKLTNSQVVHSRFYQYL, encoded by the exons AATGAATCTCCAGATTGGAGAGGCTTGGCTGATTCTCCTGGAGTGCAATACGCAACAGAAGAGGAGCCGTTCTCATGGCCGAGACCTAAAGCTGTGCGTTTGCGGCGCACGTCCCAAGGCTTCGGCTTCACCCTGCGTCACTTCATCGTGTACCCACCGGAGTCGACCATGCACTGTTTCCCG gaGGAAGATCACGGCCGCAGAG GGAGACAACGGAATAGGCTGGAACCCATGGACACTATTTTCGTGAAGCAAGTCAAGGAAGGTGGCCCTGCTCACGGAGCTGGGCTTTGCACAG GTGATCGACTAGTAAAGGTGAATGGAGCAAGCATCATCGGGAAAGCCTATTGTGAGGTTATATCCTTGATCCAAGACAG TGGTGACTTCCTTGAACTTTGTGTGATGCCAAAAGATGAGGATATACTGCAACTG GCCTACTCCCAGGATGCCTACCTCCGTGGCCGCAGCAGCTACAGTGGAAATGCCTGTCACATTCCTGAGCCACCCCCAGTATGCTACCCCAGAGTAGACTGTAAGCCTACGGGCATGGCCCAGGCGACAGACTCAGCAGCGCAGGTCTGCCGAGGGCCAACAGCACCTCCTGACCATGGGTACCGCAAGGAGATCACAGTGCCcccgtctcctcctcctcctcctcctcctcctcctcctcaatcATATCCAAAAACCCAGATGGCAGTGTGCATGCGCAACGACAGTGTGAGGACTGTGGTGGTTCCTCCTGATGCAGCCCAAATGGGGCGCATGGGTCCAGCACATAGGATAGATTACGTGGACCCTGTCTTTGTCAGGGGGAGGCCTGGGTCCCTGGCCCAGTATCCCCACCCTCGAAAGGCTGATGTCTATCCCAGTGGTCCAGGAATGGCTCCATACGGAGGTCAGGCACCTCACTACCCAGGCAACAATCAAAACATTGATTGGCGTACTTACCAAACGTACAGGGAGTACATCGACAATAAAGGAATCCATTCCCATGCTAGTCGGACTATCCAGGAGAGGCTGGACAATTTACGAGGTTCCAATCAGACCACCTTTGTTGCTCCTCATCACATTCCTCGTGGAGATTGGGGCCATAAGGGGGTACGGCGGAGGAGTACTTCCCATGAACGGTCATACCAAGGACCTCCACCTCATTTTAAGATTGCCCCACGCAGTGTTTCGCAGGATCGCATGACCAGTGCAGAGAGAATGGGCCATACCAGGAACTGGCCTCCTAGAAGTGTGTCCCAAGATGGCCTAATGCACAAAGTCCGGTCACACTCTACGGACTATGTTGACACTACGGAGCTGGCTCGGCCcgctgagaggagaggagggtacGGAAGGGCAGACCAAGGTACGAGGCCCAGCAGGCAGTCTGTCCCCAGACATGCCATGCTCTACAGGCCCTCCACTGGATACAGTGGTGGCATGAGAGGGGCACCGAACCCTTCTCTCTACTCTAAAGCACCAGATTCTCTTCAGACCCGCTCCTCACCCATGCTCTTAGACAGACACTCACATTTTGGAAAGAGCACAAGTGCTGAACATTCTCTTGTTGACCAAAGAGTTGCTGTCAAAGGAAACCATGCAGCCCACACTACCAAACAAGGCCAGACCAGGGTCCGGGCTGAAACCATGCAGACTATTGAGCCAAGCAAAGATGCAGCATTGGTAGGACAAAGGTCTTCTTCATGCTCCACCCCGAAACAGATGCCTCAGAGGCCTAGCGTCCTTAAACCACCGCAGCCAGACTCACAGAGTCAGGTGAATGGGCGAAGCCCCACAGAGACTGGGGTCATTCTTAGGGAGAAACCCCCATCTGGAAAGAACCCCAGCCCTCTGCGGCAGCACTCCTACATCCTGGCGGTAAACGACGATGGACCAGATTCCACAGCAGATGTGGCGGCATGCTGGCTTCCCAACGATGCACGTCGAGAGATCCGCATCCGCCGCCTTGGGGAACAGTGTCACACCTCCTGCTCCAGCAACCTGGATGAGTCTCTGGATTCCATTCCATTCATCG ATGAGCCAACCAGCCCCAGTGTTGACCGGGAGGCCGCTCCTATTCCACCCTCCGCTGTGATATCTGTTGCACCATCCATAACTACAGGTCCCTCCAGTCCGGGCTCACCATGCCCTCCCATTCGTCGTCAGCTGTCACATGACCAAG AGTCCCTTAGAAGTGCTTTACAGGAGTCTGATACAGCCAGCAAAACCGAGCGGTCCAAATCATACGATGAGGGTCTGGATAACTACCAGGAGGAGGGCAGAAG GAGATCTTCCATGAAAAACATGCCCAGTTTCAGGGTTCTGAGAAAG GCTCTGGACGGACATAAATCTTCTGGTGATTCTGGATCTCGAAGGGATTCTTCTTCAGACGTCTTTGCTGATTCTTCCAAAGAAGGGCTGCTCAATTTTAGGCAACTCAATACAGATAAAAATAAG CGTGTTGGTGGAGGAATGAAATCATGGAAGCCGATGTATGCTGTTTTACAAGATCACAACCTAACCCTCTTCAGAGACAAGAAGGATGCTCTGTCTCATGCTTCGACGCCATGTGACGAGGACCCACTGCGAATCAGCATCAAGGCCTGTCTGATTGACATCTCCTACAGCGACACGAGACGCAAGAATGTGCTGCGACTCACCACCTCAGACTGCGAGTATTTGTTCCAGGCAGAAGGGAGGGACGACATGCTGTCCTGGATCAGAGTCATTCAGGAAAACAGTAACCCAGATGAAGAG AATGCTGCTGTAACAAGTCAGGACCTCATCAGTCGAAAGATCAAAGAATACAACATGATGAG TACATCCAGCAGCAGGTCTGAACCCTCCCCCAAAACCTCCCGCCAGTCCCTCAGTATCAAACAGGCCTTCCTGGGAGGTAAAGCAGACGGCAAGGTCCACAGCCCCCATTCGCCCAAAACAGGAGAGGACCGCAGGGCGCTGAGAG ATGACTCCAGTCCACCACGGGACAGAGCTGCTTGGAAAATTGGCATCGCAGGGATCATGAGGAAGCCCTTTGAAAAGAAGACTCCAGCTGGGGTCACTTTCGGGGTGCGGCTTGATGACTGTCCACCTGCACAGACTAACAGA TTTGTTCCTCTGATCGTGGAGGTGTGCTGTAaggtggtggaggagagggGGCTGGAGTACACAGGAATCTACAGAGTGCCTGGAAACAACGCTGCCATCTCCAGCATGCAGGAGGAGCTCAACAGCAAAGGCATGACTGACATCGACATCCAGGAAGAC AAATGGCGGGACCTCAACGTCATCAGTAGTTTACTTAAGTCCTTTTTCCGAAAACTTCCAGAACCTATGTTTACAAATG AAAAGTATGCTGATTTTATTGAAGCCAACAGAACAGAAGACTCAGTGGAGAGATTAAAGGAGCTCAAGAGGCTG ATACAAGAATTACCTGATCACCACTTTGAAACTCTGAAATTCCTTTGCGCTCACCTCAAGAAGGTTTCTGACAACTGTGAAAAGAACAAG ATGGAGCCTCGTAACCTGGCGATTGTGTTTGGTCCGACGCTGGTCAGAACCTCTGAGGACAACATGGCCAACATGGTCAATCACATGCCGGACCAGTGCAAGATAGTTGAGAACCTTATCCAGCAATACGACTGGTTCTTTTCTGATGACGGTGACGAGGACCCTGTT ACCACAGCTGAGCAGGAAAGCACAGTGAAGTCTCAGCCTGTGCCCAATATCGACCACCTGCTCTCCAACATTGGGCGGACCGCAGCTTCACCGGGAGAAGTCTCAG ATTCAGCATGTAGTGACTCCTCCAAATCAAAG CAGGGCTTGTGGGGGTCAGGGAAGGATCAGTGTAGCAAAGAGATGCTGCGCTCCTCCTTCTTCGCCAGCCGCAAGCGCAAGAAGCCCAAGGACAAAGCTCATCCCAGCAGTTCAGACGACGACCTGGACGCTGTGTTCCCCAAGAAGGAGCTCCCGGAGGAGAGccagcagcagcctctgtgGTCCCCAGACAGCCGGAccgaggaggagggggagacgGATGAAACCAGTGAGAAAGACGAGCGCAGGAACAGCTCAGAGGAACAgctggacaaaacaaacaggaaagaGTCGCTCTCAAGCAGCCTGACATCGCAgccctctccctccctgcctccaGAACACATCTCCTCCACCCTTCAAAGCGGCTCCCCCTACGCTTCACCCCCGCATTCCCCGAACCTCAGCTACCGCATGCCGATGGCTCATCAGTCCTCTCTGTCAGACCCACCTTCCAACTACGACGACACGGTGTCAGATCTTGGTACGATGAACAGCACCAGCTCCCAGGCGTCAGTGCCCAGGGTGAGGCGAGGCAGGATGGCGGCTCAGGGTCCAGAGGCTGGCCCCAGCGGGCTGGGAGCGGAGGTTTGCTCCATCACCTCCGACtactccaccacctcctccatgACGTTCCTGACTGGAGCTGAGCTCAACACACTCAGTCCTGAAGTGCAGTCTGTGGCGGAGAGCAGGGGCGGAGACGATGCAGACGATGAGAGAAGTGAGCTCATCAGCGAGGGAAGGCCGATGGAGACCGACAGTGAGAGCGACTTGTCTGTGTTTACAGTCGGGAAAGCTGATCAGCAAGAACTACAGGAAGCTCCTCGACCCCTCCCCTCCCACAGACTCATCGAGTGCGATACGCTCTCCAGAAAGAAGGCTGCTCAACAGAAAACTGTCAGCGAGTCTTCACTGGACGGAGCTTGGAGCGATAAAGAGTCCAACAGACTGTCGCGTGTGCTGGGGTCAGTTAAAGGCCGCTCCACAGGCAGCCTCAGCTCCTCGTCTCGTAGCGAGTTAGATAAGGCAGAGCCTGCATGGAAGCTGAAGATCACTGACAGACTGAAGGTACGTCTGCGAATGTCTGTGGATGACATGTTTGGCGTGGGCAGCCAGAGGAGCCGGTCCCCAGAGGGCCGCAGTAAGAAGAAGAACATCAGACGCAGACACACTATGGGTGGTCAGAGAGACTTTGCAGAGCTGTCTGTTTTGGGAGACTGGTCACGGCCTGTTGGCATCGGTTCAGGCTCTCGGTCAGAGCTGTCAGCTGTGGACCAGCTGAAGCCTAAGTGCAGCTCTCAAGATTTCTCCATTGGGGACTGGATTGCCCGCGAGCGCCACCGCACCAGCAATCCCGAGGTCAGCCTGGACCTCTCTGAACAGCAAGGGGGGCTGTGCAGCGCAGGCTCCCAGAACCTCGGAGCCTCGTCCTCTTCTGAACTCCCACATCGCCCAGCTGAGGTTGTGAACGGCGACGTCCCCCAGAGTAAAAATCTGAGCCTTTCGGCCACCGCTCACCCACATAAACTCACTAATTCCCAGGTGGTCCATTCGCGCTTCTATCAGTACCTGTGA
- the arhgap21b gene encoding rho GTPase-activating protein 21 isoform X2, producing the protein MMASRWVHSCEDDERQQARSSFCENESPDWRGLADSPGVQYATEEEPFSWPRPKAVRLRRTSQGFGFTLRHFIVYPPESTMHCFPEEDHGRRGRQRNRLEPMDTIFVKQVKEGGPAHGAGLCTGDRLVKVNGASIIGKAYCEVISLIQDSGDFLELCVMPKDEDILQLAYSQDAYLRGRSSYSGNACHIPEPPPVCYPRVDCKPTGMAQATDSAAQVCRGPTAPPDHGYRKEITVPPSPPPPPPPPPPQSYPKTQMAVCMRNDSVRTVVVPPDAAQMGRMGPAHRIDYVDPVFVRGRPGSLAQYPHPRKADVYPSGPGMAPYGGQAPHYPGNNQNIDWRTYQTYREYIDNKGIHSHASRTIQERLDNLRGSNQTTFVAPHHIPRGDWGHKGVRRRSTSHERSYQGPPPHFKIAPRSVSQDRMTSAERMGHTRNWPPRSVSQDGLMHKVRSHSTDYVDTTELARPAERRGGYGRADQGTRPSRQSVPRHAMLYRPSTGYSGGMRGAPNPSLYSKAPDSLQTRSSPMLLDRHSHFGKSTSAEHSLVDQRVAVKGNHAAHTTKQGQTRVRAETMQTIEPSKDAALVGQRSSSCSTPKQMPQRPSVLKPPQPDSQSQVNGRSPTETGVILREKPPSGKNPSPLRQHSYILAVNDDGPDSTADVAACWLPNDARREIRIRRLGEQCHTSCSSNLDESLDSIPFIDEPTSPSVDREAAPIPPSAVISVAPSITTGPSSPGSPCPPIRRQLSHDQESLRSALQESDTASKTERSKSYDEGLDNYQEEGRRRSSMKNMPSFRVLRKALDGHKSSGDSGSRRDSSSDVFADSSKEGLLNFRQLNTDKNKRVGGGMKSWKPMYAVLQDHNLTLFRDKKDALSHASTPCDEDPLRISIKACLIDISYSDTRRKNVLRLTTSDCEYLFQAEGRDDMLSWIRVIQENSNPDEENAAVTSQDLISRKIKEYNMMSTSSSRSEPSPKTSRQSLSIKQAFLGGKADGKVHSPHSPKTGEDRRALRDDSSPPRDRAAWKIGIAGIMRKPFEKKTPAGVTFGVRLDDCPPAQTNRFVPLIVEVCCKVVEERGLEYTGIYRVPGNNAAISSMQEELNSKGMTDIDIQEDKWRDLNVISSLLKSFFRKLPEPMFTNEKYADFIEANRTEDSVERLKELKRLIQELPDHHFETLKFLCAHLKKVSDNCEKNKMEPRNLAIVFGPTLVRTSEDNMANMVNHMPDQCKIVENLIQQYDWFFSDDGDEDPVTTAEQESTVKSQPVPNIDHLLSNIGRTAASPGEVSDSACSDSSKSKGLWGSGKDQCSKEMLRSSFFASRKRKKPKDKAHPSSSDDDLDAVFPKKELPEESQQQPLWSPDSRTEEEGETDETSEKDERRNSSEEQLDKTNRKESLSSSLTSQPSPSLPPEHISSTLQSGSPYASPPHSPNLSYRMPMAHQSSLSDPPSNYDDTVSDLGTMNSTSSQASVPRVRRGRMAAQGPEAGPSGLGAEVCSITSDYSTTSSMTFLTGAELNTLSPEVQSVAESRGGDDADDERSELISEGRPMETDSESDLSVFTVGKADQQELQEAPRPLPSHRLIECDTLSRKKAAQQKTVSESSLDGAWSDKESNRLSRVLGSVKGRSTGSLSSSSRSELDKAEPAWKLKITDRLKVRLRMSVDDMFGVGSQRSRSPEGRSKKKNIRRRHTMGGQRDFAELSVLGDWSRPVGIGSGSRSELSAVDQLKPKCSSQDFSIGDWIARERHRTSNPEVSLDLSEQQGGLCSAGSQNLGASSSSELPHRPAEVVNGDVPQSKNLSLSATAHPHKLTNSQVVHSRFYQYL; encoded by the exons AATGAATCTCCAGATTGGAGAGGCTTGGCTGATTCTCCTGGAGTGCAATACGCAACAGAAGAGGAGCCGTTCTCATGGCCGAGACCTAAAGCTGTGCGTTTGCGGCGCACGTCCCAAGGCTTCGGCTTCACCCTGCGTCACTTCATCGTGTACCCACCGGAGTCGACCATGCACTGTTTCCCG gaGGAAGATCACGGCCGCAGAG GGAGACAACGGAATAGGCTGGAACCCATGGACACTATTTTCGTGAAGCAAGTCAAGGAAGGTGGCCCTGCTCACGGAGCTGGGCTTTGCACAG GTGATCGACTAGTAAAGGTGAATGGAGCAAGCATCATCGGGAAAGCCTATTGTGAGGTTATATCCTTGATCCAAGACAG TGGTGACTTCCTTGAACTTTGTGTGATGCCAAAAGATGAGGATATACTGCAACTG GCCTACTCCCAGGATGCCTACCTCCGTGGCCGCAGCAGCTACAGTGGAAATGCCTGTCACATTCCTGAGCCACCCCCAGTATGCTACCCCAGAGTAGACTGTAAGCCTACGGGCATGGCCCAGGCGACAGACTCAGCAGCGCAGGTCTGCCGAGGGCCAACAGCACCTCCTGACCATGGGTACCGCAAGGAGATCACAGTGCCcccgtctcctcctcctcctcctcctcctcctcctcctcaatcATATCCAAAAACCCAGATGGCAGTGTGCATGCGCAACGACAGTGTGAGGACTGTGGTGGTTCCTCCTGATGCAGCCCAAATGGGGCGCATGGGTCCAGCACATAGGATAGATTACGTGGACCCTGTCTTTGTCAGGGGGAGGCCTGGGTCCCTGGCCCAGTATCCCCACCCTCGAAAGGCTGATGTCTATCCCAGTGGTCCAGGAATGGCTCCATACGGAGGTCAGGCACCTCACTACCCAGGCAACAATCAAAACATTGATTGGCGTACTTACCAAACGTACAGGGAGTACATCGACAATAAAGGAATCCATTCCCATGCTAGTCGGACTATCCAGGAGAGGCTGGACAATTTACGAGGTTCCAATCAGACCACCTTTGTTGCTCCTCATCACATTCCTCGTGGAGATTGGGGCCATAAGGGGGTACGGCGGAGGAGTACTTCCCATGAACGGTCATACCAAGGACCTCCACCTCATTTTAAGATTGCCCCACGCAGTGTTTCGCAGGATCGCATGACCAGTGCAGAGAGAATGGGCCATACCAGGAACTGGCCTCCTAGAAGTGTGTCCCAAGATGGCCTAATGCACAAAGTCCGGTCACACTCTACGGACTATGTTGACACTACGGAGCTGGCTCGGCCcgctgagaggagaggagggtacGGAAGGGCAGACCAAGGTACGAGGCCCAGCAGGCAGTCTGTCCCCAGACATGCCATGCTCTACAGGCCCTCCACTGGATACAGTGGTGGCATGAGAGGGGCACCGAACCCTTCTCTCTACTCTAAAGCACCAGATTCTCTTCAGACCCGCTCCTCACCCATGCTCTTAGACAGACACTCACATTTTGGAAAGAGCACAAGTGCTGAACATTCTCTTGTTGACCAAAGAGTTGCTGTCAAAGGAAACCATGCAGCCCACACTACCAAACAAGGCCAGACCAGGGTCCGGGCTGAAACCATGCAGACTATTGAGCCAAGCAAAGATGCAGCATTGGTAGGACAAAGGTCTTCTTCATGCTCCACCCCGAAACAGATGCCTCAGAGGCCTAGCGTCCTTAAACCACCGCAGCCAGACTCACAGAGTCAGGTGAATGGGCGAAGCCCCACAGAGACTGGGGTCATTCTTAGGGAGAAACCCCCATCTGGAAAGAACCCCAGCCCTCTGCGGCAGCACTCCTACATCCTGGCGGTAAACGACGATGGACCAGATTCCACAGCAGATGTGGCGGCATGCTGGCTTCCCAACGATGCACGTCGAGAGATCCGCATCCGCCGCCTTGGGGAACAGTGTCACACCTCCTGCTCCAGCAACCTGGATGAGTCTCTGGATTCCATTCCATTCATCG ATGAGCCAACCAGCCCCAGTGTTGACCGGGAGGCCGCTCCTATTCCACCCTCCGCTGTGATATCTGTTGCACCATCCATAACTACAGGTCCCTCCAGTCCGGGCTCACCATGCCCTCCCATTCGTCGTCAGCTGTCACATGACCAAG AGTCCCTTAGAAGTGCTTTACAGGAGTCTGATACAGCCAGCAAAACCGAGCGGTCCAAATCATACGATGAGGGTCTGGATAACTACCAGGAGGAGGGCAGAAG GAGATCTTCCATGAAAAACATGCCCAGTTTCAGGGTTCTGAGAAAG GCTCTGGACGGACATAAATCTTCTGGTGATTCTGGATCTCGAAGGGATTCTTCTTCAGACGTCTTTGCTGATTCTTCCAAAGAAGGGCTGCTCAATTTTAGGCAACTCAATACAGATAAAAATAAG CGTGTTGGTGGAGGAATGAAATCATGGAAGCCGATGTATGCTGTTTTACAAGATCACAACCTAACCCTCTTCAGAGACAAGAAGGATGCTCTGTCTCATGCTTCGACGCCATGTGACGAGGACCCACTGCGAATCAGCATCAAGGCCTGTCTGATTGACATCTCCTACAGCGACACGAGACGCAAGAATGTGCTGCGACTCACCACCTCAGACTGCGAGTATTTGTTCCAGGCAGAAGGGAGGGACGACATGCTGTCCTGGATCAGAGTCATTCAGGAAAACAGTAACCCAGATGAAGAG AATGCTGCTGTAACAAGTCAGGACCTCATCAGTCGAAAGATCAAAGAATACAACATGATGAG TACATCCAGCAGCAGGTCTGAACCCTCCCCCAAAACCTCCCGCCAGTCCCTCAGTATCAAACAGGCCTTCCTGGGAGGTAAAGCAGACGGCAAGGTCCACAGCCCCCATTCGCCCAAAACAGGAGAGGACCGCAGGGCGCTGAGAG ATGACTCCAGTCCACCACGGGACAGAGCTGCTTGGAAAATTGGCATCGCAGGGATCATGAGGAAGCCCTTTGAAAAGAAGACTCCAGCTGGGGTCACTTTCGGGGTGCGGCTTGATGACTGTCCACCTGCACAGACTAACAGA TTTGTTCCTCTGATCGTGGAGGTGTGCTGTAaggtggtggaggagagggGGCTGGAGTACACAGGAATCTACAGAGTGCCTGGAAACAACGCTGCCATCTCCAGCATGCAGGAGGAGCTCAACAGCAAAGGCATGACTGACATCGACATCCAGGAAGAC AAATGGCGGGACCTCAACGTCATCAGTAGTTTACTTAAGTCCTTTTTCCGAAAACTTCCAGAACCTATGTTTACAAATG AAAAGTATGCTGATTTTATTGAAGCCAACAGAACAGAAGACTCAGTGGAGAGATTAAAGGAGCTCAAGAGGCTG ATACAAGAATTACCTGATCACCACTTTGAAACTCTGAAATTCCTTTGCGCTCACCTCAAGAAGGTTTCTGACAACTGTGAAAAGAACAAG ATGGAGCCTCGTAACCTGGCGATTGTGTTTGGTCCGACGCTGGTCAGAACCTCTGAGGACAACATGGCCAACATGGTCAATCACATGCCGGACCAGTGCAAGATAGTTGAGAACCTTATCCAGCAATACGACTGGTTCTTTTCTGATGACGGTGACGAGGACCCTGTT ACCACAGCTGAGCAGGAAAGCACAGTGAAGTCTCAGCCTGTGCCCAATATCGACCACCTGCTCTCCAACATTGGGCGGACCGCAGCTTCACCGGGAGAAGTCTCAG ATTCAGCATGTAGTGACTCCTCCAAATCAAAG GGCTTGTGGGGGTCAGGGAAGGATCAGTGTAGCAAAGAGATGCTGCGCTCCTCCTTCTTCGCCAGCCGCAAGCGCAAGAAGCCCAAGGACAAAGCTCATCCCAGCAGTTCAGACGACGACCTGGACGCTGTGTTCCCCAAGAAGGAGCTCCCGGAGGAGAGccagcagcagcctctgtgGTCCCCAGACAGCCGGAccgaggaggagggggagacgGATGAAACCAGTGAGAAAGACGAGCGCAGGAACAGCTCAGAGGAACAgctggacaaaacaaacaggaaagaGTCGCTCTCAAGCAGCCTGACATCGCAgccctctccctccctgcctccaGAACACATCTCCTCCACCCTTCAAAGCGGCTCCCCCTACGCTTCACCCCCGCATTCCCCGAACCTCAGCTACCGCATGCCGATGGCTCATCAGTCCTCTCTGTCAGACCCACCTTCCAACTACGACGACACGGTGTCAGATCTTGGTACGATGAACAGCACCAGCTCCCAGGCGTCAGTGCCCAGGGTGAGGCGAGGCAGGATGGCGGCTCAGGGTCCAGAGGCTGGCCCCAGCGGGCTGGGAGCGGAGGTTTGCTCCATCACCTCCGACtactccaccacctcctccatgACGTTCCTGACTGGAGCTGAGCTCAACACACTCAGTCCTGAAGTGCAGTCTGTGGCGGAGAGCAGGGGCGGAGACGATGCAGACGATGAGAGAAGTGAGCTCATCAGCGAGGGAAGGCCGATGGAGACCGACAGTGAGAGCGACTTGTCTGTGTTTACAGTCGGGAAAGCTGATCAGCAAGAACTACAGGAAGCTCCTCGACCCCTCCCCTCCCACAGACTCATCGAGTGCGATACGCTCTCCAGAAAGAAGGCTGCTCAACAGAAAACTGTCAGCGAGTCTTCACTGGACGGAGCTTGGAGCGATAAAGAGTCCAACAGACTGTCGCGTGTGCTGGGGTCAGTTAAAGGCCGCTCCACAGGCAGCCTCAGCTCCTCGTCTCGTAGCGAGTTAGATAAGGCAGAGCCTGCATGGAAGCTGAAGATCACTGACAGACTGAAGGTACGTCTGCGAATGTCTGTGGATGACATGTTTGGCGTGGGCAGCCAGAGGAGCCGGTCCCCAGAGGGCCGCAGTAAGAAGAAGAACATCAGACGCAGACACACTATGGGTGGTCAGAGAGACTTTGCAGAGCTGTCTGTTTTGGGAGACTGGTCACGGCCTGTTGGCATCGGTTCAGGCTCTCGGTCAGAGCTGTCAGCTGTGGACCAGCTGAAGCCTAAGTGCAGCTCTCAAGATTTCTCCATTGGGGACTGGATTGCCCGCGAGCGCCACCGCACCAGCAATCCCGAGGTCAGCCTGGACCTCTCTGAACAGCAAGGGGGGCTGTGCAGCGCAGGCTCCCAGAACCTCGGAGCCTCGTCCTCTTCTGAACTCCCACATCGCCCAGCTGAGGTTGTGAACGGCGACGTCCCCCAGAGTAAAAATCTGAGCCTTTCGGCCACCGCTCACCCACATAAACTCACTAATTCCCAGGTGGTCCATTCGCGCTTCTATCAGTACCTGTGA